The proteins below come from a single Pirellulales bacterium genomic window:
- a CDS encoding TIM barrel protein yields MFVAASTDCFPGVPLDEALSRLVDLEFNRVEIAIRGDGPGLRPADVLADVDKVIAQCRNTQRLTPVAYAVDPDPGDNYYKQFAACCKLAKATKVVTITVRSGELGTPFNAEIERLRELASMATQAGVVLGVLTQEGRISQDPSTAVVLCQQVKGLGITLDPSPFICGPHKGEQYNNVFKHVVHTQLRDTAKDKMQVRIGQGEIEYSRLITQLSMVHYNRALCVHITPMAEVDHVGEMRKMRLLLESHL; encoded by the coding sequence GTGTTTGTAGCTGCCTCGACAGATTGTTTTCCCGGCGTGCCATTAGACGAGGCCTTGAGCCGACTGGTCGATTTGGAATTCAACCGGGTGGAAATTGCCATCCGTGGTGATGGACCTGGCCTGCGGCCAGCCGATGTGTTGGCCGATGTCGATAAAGTCATTGCACAATGTCGTAACACACAGCGTTTGACACCGGTGGCATACGCTGTTGATCCCGATCCTGGCGACAATTATTACAAGCAATTCGCAGCCTGTTGCAAATTGGCCAAAGCGACCAAGGTGGTGACCATCACCGTTCGCAGCGGCGAATTAGGCACACCATTCAATGCCGAAATCGAGCGGCTTCGCGAACTGGCGAGCATGGCAACACAGGCCGGGGTTGTGCTGGGAGTGCTCACACAAGAGGGGCGTATTTCGCAAGATCCAAGCACGGCTGTGGTGCTATGTCAACAAGTGAAAGGTTTGGGCATTACGCTTGACCCGAGTCCTTTTATTTGTGGTCCGCATAAGGGCGAACAATACAACAACGTCTTCAAGCACGTGGTGCACACCCAGCTGCGTGATACCGCAAAAGACAAAATGCAGGTTCGAATTGGTCAAGGGGAAATTGAATATAGCCGATTGATCACGCAACTTAGCATGGTGCATTACAACCGCGCATTGTGCGTCCACATAACGCCGATGGCGGAGGTTGACCATGTCGGAGAAATGCGCAAAATGCGACTGCTTTTAGAGAGTCACTTGTAG